The following proteins are co-located in the Fusarium verticillioides 7600 chromosome 7, whole genome shotgun sequence genome:
- a CDS encoding pyruvate formate lyase activating enzyme: protein MMLSLSRRCVVNVAKTTFVAPKILSRSLHLAPPFLLDDYVPRYMTLSSRDAAKKRSLAYAHLRNCNLCPRECGVNRYEKTGMCLIGEKAKVNTIAPHFGEEPCIQGHNGSGSVFMSGCNMRCIFCQNYDIAHQRNGMDLTPEELGDWYLKLQEVGKVHNINIVTPEHVVPQVALSILHAKDHGLTVPIVYNTSSFDSLASLQLMDGLVDIYLADFKVWKPSTSKRLLKADDYAATARESIKVMHAQVGDLCFTGDGIAKKGLLIRHLVMPGRQDEGAEIMKFLADEVSTDCFINIMEQYHPDAHVGKPKREKSDGKEEKQEVRYADINRAVDAQEVSSVRKAAEEAGLWRFNDPPGHDGFAI from the exons atgatgttgtCGCTATCAAGACGATGCGTTGTCAATGTTGCCAAAACCACTTTCGTAGCTCCCAAGATACTCAGtcgctctcttcatcttgctcccCCGTTCCTCCTTGACGACTATGTTCCGCGATATATGACACTCAGTTCCCGCGACGCAGCCAAGAAGCGTTCATTGGCGTATGCTCACCTTCGCAATTGTAATCTATGTCCGAGAGAATGTGGCGTAAACAGGTACGAGAAGACAGGCATGTGCCTCATCGGAGAGAAGGCGAAAGTCAATACAATCGCTCCCCATTTTGGTGAAG AACCGTGCATTCAGGGGCACAATGGTAGTGGTTCCGTCTTCATGAGCGGGTGCAACATGCGTTGCATCTTTTGCCAGAATTACGATATCGCACATCAACGAAACGGGATGGACTTGACCCCCGAGGAATTAGGTGACTGGTACCTCAAGCTGCAAGAGGTTGGCAAAGTACACAATATCAACATTGTTACGCCTGAGCATGTTGTCCCGCAGGTGGCGTTGAGTATCCTCCATGCCAAGGACCATGGCCTGACAGTTCCCATCGTTTACAACACCTCAAGCTTTGACTCTCTTGCATCCCTGCAActgatggatggattggtCGATATCTACCTTGCTGACTTTAAGGTGTGGAAGCCAAGCACCTCTAAAAGGCTACTGAAGGCCGATGATTACGCTGCAACAGCCAGAGAGAGCATTAAGGTGATGCACGCTCAGGTCGGTGACCTGTGCTTCACCGGAGACGGGATAGCAAAAAAGGGCTTGCTGATTCGCCATCTTGTTATGCCAGGCAGACAGGACGAAGGAGCCGAAATCATGAAGTTCCTCGCAGATGAAGTCTCTACAGATTGCTTCATCAATATCATGGAGCAGTATCATCCAGACGCTCATGTCGGCAAGCCAAAGCGAGAAAAGTCAGATGgtaaagaagaaaagcagGAGGTCCGATACGCAGACATCAACCGAGCTGTCGATGCCCAGGAAGTCTCCTCAGTCAGGAAAGCCGCAGAAGAGGCTGGGCTATGGCGGTTCAACGACCCGCCAGGCCACGATGGGTTTGCAATCTGA